The proteins below are encoded in one region of Oncorhynchus masou masou isolate Uvic2021 chromosome 15, UVic_Omas_1.1, whole genome shotgun sequence:
- the LOC135556707 gene encoding uncharacterized protein LOC135556707, with amino-acid sequence MENDNNRLVVATSPGRSLVFFDLETTGLDQSCEIVQLAAVSGGHSLNLYTVPRCRIQNGAAKVTGFRVWRHRLYHHRCPVLTNSLKEVLVSFIAFLRMLDRPIVVGHNIRRFDCPVLARGLDEFDLKAEFQFAVSGCLDTLPLSREILKGRGLRSFRQENLVRIVVGISYEAHDALEDVRALQRLYGALRPTPEQVLRQSFTLDTMAEPAPKQPPAAKAKGSCRATGQWPLWKNFKQEVKVTEGPKGDTARVMQLL; translated from the exons ATGGAAAATGACAACAATCGCCTCGTTGTGGCTACCAGCCCTGGCCGAAGTTTGGTTTTCTTTGACTTGGAGACAACAGGACTTG ATCAGAGCTGTGAAATCGTTCAGCTGGCTGCAGTAAGTGGGGGTCACTCCCTGAACCTCTACACTGTCCCTCGATGTCGGATACAGAATGGAGCCGCCAAGGTCACAGGCTTCAGAGTCTGGAGGCACAGGCTCTACCACCATCGCTGCCCTGTCCTGACCAACTCCCTCAAAGAAGTCCTAGTCTCCTTCATAGCCTTCTTGCGCATGCTTGACCGCCCAATTGTCGTTGGTCACAATATCCGTCGCTTCGACTGCCCTGTGCTAGCTAGAGGGCTTGATGAGTTTGACCTTAAAGCTGAGTTCCAGTTTGCAGTTTCTGGTTGCTTGGACACGCTCCCGTTGTCGCGAGAGATTCTGAAGGGACGCGGACTCCGGAGTTTTCGTCAGGAAAACCTTGTTCGGATAGTGGTTGGCATCTCCTACGAGGCGCATGATGCCTTGGAGGATGTGCGGGCACTGCAGAGGCTCTATGGTGCCCTCAGGCCCACGCCAGAGCAGGTCCTCAGGCAGAGCTTCACCCTGGACACCATGGCAGAGCCAGCGCCCAAGCAGCCCCCTGCAGCCAAGGCCAAGGGGTCCTGTAGGGCAACAGGTCAGTGGCCCCTGTGGAAGAACTTCAAACAGGAAGTGAAGGTCACAGAGGGACCCAAAGGGGACACTGCCAGGGTGATGCAACTCTTATAA